A DNA window from Kitasatospora atroaurantiaca contains the following coding sequences:
- a CDS encoding PLP-dependent cysteine synthase family protein codes for MTTIDTTVSPPAGTAAMELVGDTPMVELASIGAGLPHRLLAKCEFMNPAGSVKDRIGRHIIRRAEDAGLLKPGRSTLVEATAGNTGIGLAAAAAGRYRVLVTMSSKMGPEKEAMMRAWGAEVVRCPYGVPPQSPDSFINTARRLAEELPDAYYVDQFANPWNREAHELTTGPEILRQTGGEIGAFVSGAGTGGTFSGVGRALRAAGSKAQLVLADPVGSILASRSRGGNAPAGPYLIEGIGGDFVPELLDLGSVDRPMNVADADSMRMCLRLQQEEGLWVGGSAGCAVVAAVRLARLLPGPRTNIVVILPDGGARYTSTIFNEAWREARGITRPRSDSEEDR; via the coding sequence ATGACCACGATCGACACCACGGTGTCCCCGCCCGCCGGCACCGCCGCCATGGAACTGGTGGGGGACACCCCGATGGTGGAGCTGGCGAGCATCGGCGCGGGCCTGCCGCACCGGCTGCTGGCCAAGTGCGAGTTCATGAACCCGGCCGGCTCGGTCAAGGACCGGATCGGACGGCACATCATCCGCCGGGCCGAGGACGCCGGACTGCTCAAGCCCGGCCGGAGCACCCTGGTCGAGGCGACCGCCGGGAACACCGGCATCGGCCTGGCCGCCGCGGCCGCCGGCCGCTACCGGGTGCTGGTGACCATGAGCAGCAAGATGGGCCCCGAGAAGGAGGCGATGATGCGGGCCTGGGGGGCGGAGGTCGTCCGCTGCCCGTACGGAGTGCCGCCGCAGAGCCCCGACTCCTTCATCAACACGGCCCGCCGGCTGGCCGAGGAACTGCCCGACGCCTACTACGTCGACCAGTTCGCCAACCCGTGGAACCGGGAGGCGCACGAGCTGACGACCGGTCCGGAGATCCTCCGGCAGACCGGCGGCGAGATCGGCGCGTTCGTCTCCGGCGCGGGCACCGGCGGCACCTTCAGCGGCGTCGGCCGGGCCCTGCGCGCGGCCGGCAGCAAGGCGCAGCTGGTGCTGGCCGACCCGGTCGGCAGCATCCTCGCCTCCCGTTCGCGCGGCGGCAACGCGCCGGCCGGGCCTTACCTGATCGAGGGCATCGGCGGCGACTTCGTGCCCGAGCTGCTGGACCTCGGTTCCGTCGACCGGCCGATGAACGTCGCGGACGCCGACTCGATGCGGATGTGTCTGCGCCTCCAGCAGGAGGAGGGCCTCTGGGTCGGCGGCTCGGCGGGCTGCGCGGTGGTCGCCGCGGTGCGGCTCGCCCGGCTGCTCCCCGGGCCCCGGACCAACATCGTCGTCATCCTGCCGGACGGCGGCGCGCGCTACACCTCGACGATCTTCAACGAGGCGTGGCGCGAGGCGCGCGGCATCACCCGCCCGCGCTCCGACAGCGAGGAGGACCGGTGA